DNA sequence from the Streptomyces sp. NBC_01264 genome:
TCAGCCTGCACGCCGCCCAGGACTTCGCCGGAGCCACCGTCTCCAGCCGCTTCTGAGCCCGTTCGGCACACCGGCCCCCGCCCCTCTCCGGAGGAGTGGGGGCCGGTTCGCGTGCCCGCCCGTCAGGAGTAGGCCTCGACCTCCCACAGCGAGTAGCCGTACCCCGTCGCCCGCTGGGTGCCGGTCACCCGCAGGTGGCGGCCGCTGCCGTTCAGTCCGGTCAGTTCGTCCGTACCGCCGTCGCTCGTGGTGGTGGAGTACAGGTCCCGCCAGGTGGTGCCGTCGTCCGACAACTGCACCTTGTACGCCCTGCCGTGGGCGACCTCCCAGTTCAGGACCACCCGGTTCACGTTCTTCACGGCCCCGAGGTCGATCTGGATCCACTGCGGGTCGGCGAAGGCCGAGGACCAGCGGCTGGTGGCGCTGCCGTCGGTGGCGGCCGTCGCCGGGTAGTCCGCCGATTGGACCGAGGAGGCCGTGGTCGGCTTGTTCAGGGCCAGGTTGGACGAGGTCTGGGCCCCGAGGTCGTCGACGGTGAGGTCGTCGAGGACCAGGTCCCGGTCGGCATGGGAGGTCTCCGCCGTGAGCTTGCGCATGCCGATCCAGGCGTCCACCCCGGCCGTGAACGTCTTGGTGAAGGTGTTCGTGGTCCGGGCCTGCGGCAGCGTGTCGGAGGAGACCTGGGCCGTGCCGGCGCCCAGGGTGAAGGCGTAGTCCCCGGCCACGGACTGCTGGTACGTGAAGGTCACCCGGTACTGGTGGCCGGGCTCGAGGCGCAGGGCCTGCGGGATGGTCTGGTAGAGCAGCCCGGGCCGTTCCTCGTGGGATTTCAGGGAGTTGCCGCCGGCGATCACGTCGTCGATCAGCTTGCCGTTCCACCCCGCCTGTGTGTACGGGGCGTTCAGCTGGGCCAGGTGCGTGCGGGGGTCTGCCGTACTGCCGCCCGCCGGGCCGACGACGAAGGGGTGCCAGCCGGAGTCGACGTTCTCGAAGTCCTCCGCGAAGGTGTGGCCGCCCTGCGGGCTGCGGGCCGTGCGCACGACGCGCACGTCGTCGAAGCCGGCCGTTCCCGCCGCCGCGTCGGCGCGCAGGGCCAGGGTGGCCGTGGACTGGCCCGCCGGGACGTCGAACAGCACCCGCATCCGCTGCATGGTGCTGCCGTTCTTCTCGTCCGCCCCGACGTTGTTCCGGTACGGGGAACTCGTGGCGTACGCGCTCTGCTCGGCGCCGCCCGCCGGGGTCACGGCCAGGGTGGCCCGGCGTCCGGTGGCGGTGGAGACGTACACGCTCGCCGCGTAGGTGCCCGGGTTCAGGCCCGTGAGCTGCTGCGAGACGG
Encoded proteins:
- a CDS encoding discoidin domain-containing protein; translation: MRKWAANRIDFDGGVSATLSGSTRTISKDGHPVLIGDSYLLPWNQSGESKLYHWSGSGGTSTWNVPASWAQNGTAKLYKLTDQGRVLVSDLPVTAGKVTVTATAKTPYVVYPSAAPAQADAGFGEGGPVRDPGFTSGDLSKWTVSGSASVTRNAVGQSQLTVGQGATSVSQQLTGLNPGTYAASVYVSTATGRRATLAVTPAGGAEQSAYATSSPYRNNVGADEKNGSTMQRMRVLFDVPAGQSTATLALRADAAAGTAGFDDVRVVRTARSPQGGHTFAEDFENVDSGWHPFVVGPAGGSTADPRTHLAQLNAPYTQAGWNGKLIDDVIAGGNSLKSHEERPGLLYQTIPQALRLEPGHQYRVTFTYQQSVAGDYAFTLGAGTAQVSSDTLPQARTTNTFTKTFTAGVDAWIGMRKLTAETSHADRDLVLDDLTVDDLGAQTSSNLALNKPTTASSVQSADYPATAATDGSATSRWSSAFADPQWIQIDLGAVKNVNRVVLNWEVAHGRAYKVQLSDDGTTWRDLYSTTTSDGGTDELTGLNGSGRHLRVTGTQRATGYGYSLWEVEAYS